A genomic region of Serratia fonticola contains the following coding sequences:
- a CDS encoding NAD(P)/FAD-dependent oxidoreductase — protein sequence MKEKILILGAGFAGMWAALSAARLAALHDRSDIEITVLAPQPELRIRPRFYEAGVKNFAAPLLPLFTATGVKFITGVASEIDTVGKQVWYRNAQGQLALAGYDRLVMATGSHITPTLPGAQQYAFDVDQLESAARLEHHLHSLAAQPESEARNTVVVCGGGFTGIELATELPARLRAILGTDTPVRVIILDRSTVIGGRYSEQLRGVIEQASEALGVEWLLNTEVMAFDSTGVTLKSGQHIAASTVILTMGVQASGLTQQIPAERDPQGRLHVDQNLSVIEQKEIYATGDVAFASTDDQGHHALMTCQHAIMLGRFVGYNVAADLIGIEPLPYRQMNYVTCLDLGAWGAVYTEGWDQVVKSTQEEAKKIKIAITNELIYPPKADREAAFAAADPLAPFV from the coding sequence ATGAAAGAAAAAATCCTTATCCTGGGTGCAGGTTTTGCAGGTATGTGGGCAGCACTGAGCGCTGCACGGTTAGCCGCTCTTCACGATCGTAGCGATATTGAGATTACCGTGCTGGCTCCACAGCCAGAGCTTCGCATTCGCCCACGTTTTTATGAGGCTGGCGTAAAAAACTTCGCTGCCCCGCTGTTGCCGTTGTTTACTGCCACAGGCGTGAAGTTTATTACGGGAGTTGCCAGCGAGATTGATACCGTTGGCAAGCAGGTCTGGTACCGTAATGCACAAGGTCAGCTTGCTCTCGCCGGCTACGATCGCCTGGTGATGGCAACGGGCAGCCATATCACGCCAACGCTGCCTGGCGCACAACAGTACGCCTTCGATGTCGATCAATTGGAAAGTGCAGCCCGCCTGGAGCACCATCTCCATTCGCTGGCCGCGCAGCCGGAAAGTGAAGCCCGTAATACCGTTGTCGTGTGTGGCGGCGGGTTTACCGGCATTGAACTGGCAACCGAGTTACCCGCACGTTTACGGGCTATTCTGGGAACCGACACGCCAGTAAGGGTCATTATTCTCGATCGCAGCACGGTTATCGGTGGACGTTACAGTGAACAACTGCGCGGTGTGATTGAACAGGCTTCCGAGGCGTTGGGAGTCGAATGGCTGCTTAACACTGAAGTCATGGCTTTCGACAGCACCGGGGTTACGCTCAAGAGCGGCCAACATATTGCCGCCAGCACCGTGATTTTAACTATGGGTGTGCAAGCCAGCGGATTAACCCAACAAATCCCAGCAGAGCGTGACCCTCAGGGGCGGCTGCATGTCGATCAGAATTTGAGCGTGATAGAACAAAAAGAGATTTATGCTACCGGGGATGTGGCCTTTGCCAGCACCGACGATCAAGGTCATCATGCCCTGATGACCTGCCAGCATGCCATCATGCTGGGGCGTTTTGTCGGTTATAACGTGGCAGCGGATCTGATAGGTATTGAGCCGTTACCCTACCGCCAGATGAATTATGTTACCTGTCTGGATCTGGGCGCATGGGGGGCGGTCTATACCGAAGGCTGGGATCAGGTGGTAAAATCCACCCAGGAAGAAGCGAAGAAAATTAAAATCGCCATCACCAATGAACTGATCTATCCGCCGAAAGCTGACCGCGAAGCCGCCTTTGCGGCTGCCGATCCGCTGGCCCCATTTGTTTGA
- the mscS gene encoding small-conductance mechanosensitive channel MscS, giving the protein MEDLNVVEGINNASSWLVNHQDMLIQYAVNIVAAIVIFIIGSIIARFVSNALNRVMKLRGIDATVADFLAAMARYSILAFTFIAVLGRVGVQTTSVIAVLGAAGLAVGLALQGSLSNFAAGVLLVAFRPLRAGEYVDLGGVAGTVDQVQIFSTTLRTSDNKTIVVPNGKIIAGNIINYSREPNRRVDIVVGVAYDADIDLVKKVLGDVIAADKRIMHDKGVTVRLNEMAPSSLNFVTRAWTTNAEFWNVYFDLMENFKRQLDAHKIGIPYPQMDVHVRHVANSPE; this is encoded by the coding sequence ATGGAAGATCTAAACGTAGTAGAGGGCATTAACAATGCCAGTAGTTGGTTGGTGAACCATCAGGATATGCTGATTCAATATGCGGTGAATATTGTTGCCGCGATCGTTATCTTCATCATCGGTTCGATCATCGCTCGTTTTGTCAGCAACGCGTTGAACCGGGTAATGAAACTGCGTGGCATCGATGCGACCGTGGCAGATTTTCTGGCCGCGATGGCGCGCTACAGTATCCTGGCGTTTACTTTTATTGCGGTATTGGGGCGCGTTGGTGTACAGACGACCTCGGTGATTGCGGTATTGGGTGCTGCCGGTTTGGCCGTTGGCCTGGCGCTGCAAGGTTCCTTATCTAACTTTGCGGCAGGCGTTCTACTGGTGGCTTTCCGTCCGCTGCGTGCCGGGGAATATGTTGATTTGGGCGGCGTTGCGGGTACGGTCGATCAGGTGCAAATCTTCTCTACTACGCTGCGTACCTCAGACAATAAAACGATTGTGGTACCGAACGGTAAAATCATCGCAGGCAATATCATCAACTACTCCCGCGAACCGAATCGCCGTGTGGATATCGTTGTCGGGGTAGCCTATGACGCTGATATCGATCTGGTGAAAAAAGTGTTGGGTGACGTGATCGCCGCTGATAAGCGCATCATGCACGACAAAGGTGTGACGGTACGTCTGAATGAAATGGCTCCGTCTTCGCTGAACTTTGTCACCCGTGCCTGGACCACTAATGCTGAATTCTGGAATGTGTACTTCGATTTGATGGAAAACTTTAAGCGTCAGTTAGATGCTCACAAAATCGGCATTCCTTACCCACAGATGGATGTACATGTGCGCCATGTGGCTAACTCGCCCGAATAA